The following are encoded in a window of Rubellicoccus peritrichatus genomic DNA:
- the hisD gene encoding histidinol dehydrogenase: MKLLETSAKGFQKKLEKLCGQIRSGGGIEKAVADVIDQVESRGDAAVCEYTEKFDGAKLTPAKLRLSDAEIAVASKALPAAQRKALRDSLKCVIDFHKKTKPKSWRAKNPHGATVGEEFYPIQRVGLYVPGGQVPLVSTVVMTVALAKLAGCPEIVVCTPPQADGSVNSALLSALSICGATEVYRVGGIQAIAAMAHGTKKIPAVDKIYGPGNAYVTEAKRQLFGVAGIDLLPGPSEVLVLADKTANPAYIAADLLAQAEHGSGKEKVYFVTTHRKLIDKVKSELAKQAETLSHAKEALDVIATKAIAVVAGSLDEAVEVANYIAPEHLELHVADVEQRSLVKKITTAGAILLGSETPTVLGDFTAGPSHTLPTDRTGRFFGGLQLIDFMRRTSIVKYDSKSASKAWPTVRAFSEMESLDAHGRSLQMRVES, translated from the coding sequence ATGAAGCTCCTAGAAACTTCTGCAAAGGGTTTCCAAAAGAAACTTGAGAAACTATGTGGGCAGATTCGATCCGGTGGCGGCATCGAAAAAGCCGTTGCTGATGTCATCGATCAGGTTGAAAGCCGTGGTGATGCCGCAGTTTGCGAATATACGGAGAAGTTTGATGGTGCAAAACTAACACCAGCCAAGCTTCGTCTTTCTGATGCAGAAATCGCAGTGGCCTCCAAGGCACTTCCAGCAGCACAGCGAAAAGCACTCCGTGATTCACTGAAGTGTGTGATCGATTTTCATAAGAAGACCAAGCCCAAGTCCTGGCGTGCTAAAAATCCACACGGTGCAACAGTTGGAGAAGAGTTTTATCCAATTCAAAGGGTCGGTTTGTATGTTCCCGGTGGCCAGGTGCCACTCGTATCCACTGTGGTTATGACAGTTGCCTTGGCCAAGTTGGCTGGTTGCCCGGAGATCGTCGTGTGTACTCCTCCGCAAGCGGATGGCTCAGTGAATTCAGCTTTACTCTCGGCTCTGTCCATCTGTGGAGCGACTGAGGTCTATCGTGTTGGTGGCATCCAGGCTATTGCCGCAATGGCTCATGGAACGAAAAAGATTCCAGCTGTTGACAAGATTTACGGACCTGGAAATGCCTACGTGACGGAGGCCAAAAGGCAGCTCTTTGGAGTGGCAGGTATTGACCTGCTACCTGGTCCCAGCGAAGTGCTTGTTCTGGCTGATAAAACTGCTAACCCAGCTTACATTGCAGCCGATCTGTTGGCTCAGGCTGAGCATGGTTCCGGAAAGGAGAAAGTTTACTTCGTCACGACACACCGCAAGCTGATCGACAAGGTTAAATCCGAATTGGCAAAACAGGCTGAAACGCTTTCCCATGCCAAGGAGGCCCTTGATGTTATTGCGACCAAGGCCATAGCCGTTGTTGCGGGTTCACTTGACGAAGCTGTTGAGGTTGCCAACTACATCGCACCTGAGCACTTAGAGCTTCATGTTGCTGATGTTGAGCAAAGATCCCTGGTGAAGAAAATTACGACTGCAGGTGCGATACTTTTGGGCAGTGAAACACCCACAGTTCTTGGTGATTTTACGGCAGGGCCAAGTCATACCCTGCCAACTGACCGAACTGGGCGATTCTTCGGTGGTCTGCAATTGATCGATTTCATGCGCCGCACCAGCATCGTAAAGTATGATTCCAAGAGCGCATCAAAAGCCTGGCCGACGGTTCGTGCTTTCAGCGAGATGGAAAGCCTTGATGCTCACGGACGCAGTCTGCAGATGCGGGTTGAATCCTGA
- the hisC gene encoding histidinol-phosphate transaminase has protein sequence MDINKLANPHVAAMSAYVPGMQPTEPGWVKLNTNELPYAPSPKVIEVIQAELANDAVSLRLYPNPNSAPLREAVAKHHHLNFDQVLIGNGADDVLNLLCRTFASAEKSIGMTVPSYSLYQVLAAAQGAQMENIEFDRSMELPQNAIKSCPANLFFLTNPNAPTGKSFSNDEIRKAANGFSGIFVVDETYAPFAEENAVGLLSEIPNLVIVRSFSKAFGLAGLRVGYALSSPGIIDLLDRVRDSYNVDRLAQAAALAAISHSYYYEDIANHVRDLRDRMEAWYRELGWFVYKSSANFHFVEPLNFNGESGLEVSKSLFEHLHEQKILVRSFPKHALTKSFLRISLGSESEMETLKGAIKSWQKTL, from the coding sequence ATGGACATTAACAAGCTAGCCAATCCGCATGTTGCAGCGATGTCTGCATATGTTCCCGGGATGCAGCCGACAGAGCCAGGTTGGGTCAAACTCAACACGAATGAGCTTCCTTATGCTCCCAGTCCGAAGGTGATTGAGGTAATCCAGGCTGAGTTGGCCAACGATGCAGTGAGTCTGCGGCTTTACCCAAATCCTAACAGCGCGCCGCTGCGTGAAGCGGTGGCGAAGCATCATCATTTGAACTTTGACCAAGTGTTAATCGGCAATGGTGCAGATGATGTGCTCAATCTCTTATGCCGGACTTTTGCCAGTGCTGAGAAGTCAATTGGCATGACGGTGCCGAGCTATTCACTTTATCAGGTGCTAGCCGCAGCGCAGGGAGCCCAAATGGAGAACATCGAGTTTGATCGTTCGATGGAATTGCCTCAGAACGCGATCAAAAGCTGTCCAGCGAATCTGTTTTTCCTGACCAATCCCAATGCGCCCACGGGCAAGAGCTTTTCGAACGATGAGATTCGCAAGGCTGCAAATGGCTTTTCCGGCATCTTTGTCGTCGATGAAACCTACGCACCATTTGCCGAAGAAAATGCGGTTGGCCTGCTCAGTGAAATCCCCAATCTCGTAATCGTGCGTAGCTTTTCAAAGGCCTTTGGGCTGGCAGGACTTCGGGTTGGCTACGCACTTTCATCGCCTGGGATTATCGATTTACTGGATCGTGTGCGGGATAGCTACAATGTTGATCGTCTTGCACAGGCAGCTGCTTTGGCGGCGATCAGCCACAGTTATTACTATGAGGATATTGCAAACCACGTGCGTGATTTGCGTGACCGGATGGAAGCGTGGTATCGCGAACTCGGCTGGTTTGTTTACAAAAGCTCGGCCAATTTTCACTTTGTGGAGCCGCTTAATTTCAATGGAGAAAGCGGCCTGGAGGTCAGTAAATCTCTTTTCGAGCATCTGCATGAGCAGAAAATACTCGTTCGCAGCTTCCCGAAGCATGCCTTGACTAAGAGTTTTCTCCGAATCAGTCTTGGTTCCGAATCTGAAATGGAAACGCTGAAAGGTGCGATAAAGTCATGGCAGAAGACACTATAG
- the hisB gene encoding imidazoleglycerol-phosphate dehydratase HisB — protein sequence MERSTEVTRKTGETDISLSLKIDGTGKADIDTGIPFFDHMLTLFAKHGLFDLEVKAKGDIEVDYHHTVEDVGIVLGQAFKQALGDKLGIRRYGFFILPMDECLARVALDLSNRPIFVYQVEAASLMVRDFNILLVREFFQGFANSVGANLHMRLEYGIDPHHIAEALFKCCARALDAATQIDPRTVGVVPSTKELLSE from the coding sequence ATAGAACGTAGCACGGAAGTCACCCGCAAGACCGGGGAGACCGATATTTCATTGTCTCTCAAGATCGATGGAACCGGCAAGGCCGATATTGATACTGGTATTCCTTTCTTCGATCACATGCTCACGCTCTTCGCCAAGCACGGGCTTTTCGATCTCGAAGTTAAGGCAAAGGGCGATATTGAAGTCGATTATCACCACACTGTTGAGGATGTTGGAATTGTTTTAGGGCAGGCTTTCAAGCAAGCCCTCGGGGACAAGCTCGGTATCCGCCGTTACGGTTTTTTCATTCTCCCGATGGATGAATGCCTGGCTCGTGTTGCCTTGGATCTCAGCAACCGCCCAATCTTCGTCTATCAGGTCGAGGCCGCCAGTTTGATGGTGAGGGATTTCAACATCCTCCTTGTGCGCGAATTCTTCCAGGGCTTTGCTAATAGTGTGGGAGCCAATCTCCACATGCGCCTGGAATACGGAATCGATCCGCACCACATAGCAGAAGCACTTTTCAAGTGCTGCGCCCGTGCTTTGGACGCCGCGACTCAAATTGACCCACGGACCGTCGGCGTAGTACCAAGTACTAAAGAGCTGTTGAGCGAGTAG
- a CDS encoding VC0807 family protein, with protein sequence MKSDTNQRGSNTILFQNQLAKPARMVVVATMSETAPKRENMWANLGFNIILPMLLLSKGEAWLSSVPPWGVLIIALAFPIGYFIYDLKERKKANGFSIIGFISVLLTGGIGLLKLSPMVFAIKETAVPLIFGVAVVASLKTKKPLIRMMLYNPSVMDVDKVDRALDTEEKRNGFNKLMVNCTWIIAASFLVSATLNFFITRIVVTTDPNIDQAAFTAEIGRQGFITWIVLTLATLPLMVFAMYKLFKGIKELTGYGLEDVILDAKKDKKEAVEANNSAE encoded by the coding sequence GTGAAATCAGACACGAATCAACGCGGATCGAACACAATCCTTTTCCAAAACCAGCTTGCAAAGCCCGCAAGGATGGTTGTTGTTGCCACCATGTCAGAAACCGCTCCCAAGCGAGAAAACATGTGGGCCAACCTGGGCTTCAATATCATCCTGCCGATGCTGCTGCTGTCGAAAGGAGAGGCCTGGCTTAGCTCGGTTCCACCATGGGGCGTGCTTATCATCGCGTTGGCCTTTCCGATTGGCTATTTCATCTACGACCTGAAGGAACGAAAGAAAGCTAATGGTTTTTCAATCATTGGTTTTATCAGTGTTCTTCTAACCGGCGGCATTGGGTTGCTCAAATTGAGCCCTATGGTTTTTGCGATCAAGGAAACGGCCGTTCCGCTGATCTTTGGAGTTGCCGTGGTTGCCTCCCTCAAGACCAAGAAACCACTTATTCGAATGATGCTTTACAACCCATCGGTCATGGATGTGGATAAAGTGGACCGCGCTCTCGATACTGAAGAAAAGCGCAATGGCTTCAATAAGCTCATGGTCAACTGCACATGGATTATTGCAGCGTCATTTTTGGTCAGTGCTACCCTCAATTTCTTTATCACACGGATTGTTGTAACAACAGATCCAAATATAGACCAGGCTGCATTTACCGCCGAAATTGGCAGGCAGGGTTTTATAACCTGGATAGTGCTGACACTGGCAACCCTGCCACTCATGGTTTTCGCCATGTATAAGCTCTTCAAAGGCATCAAAGAGCTGACTGGCTACGGCCTTGAAGATGTCATTCTGGACGCCAAGAAAGATAAGAAGGAAGCAGTCGAAGCGAACAACTCGGCGGAGTAA
- a CDS encoding phosphopantothenoylcysteine decarboxylase, with amino-acid sequence MSLRCLITAGPTREFFDPVRYISNPSSGKMGFALAESAQRQGWVVDLVHGPVAIKPPAGVNAHAVVTCEEMYAVCGPLFSECDLLIMCAAVCDMRPKIRAEGKVKKGDLSMTVEFEPTRDILKTLSAARRPEQTLVGFAAETDDVENYARKKLEAKNLDWIVANSVAKGGAFESDTNKVSLIGRAGEHLSFGPDSKAAVADWIIEQIAKLP; translated from the coding sequence ATGTCATTACGTTGTCTAATCACGGCGGGGCCTACTCGCGAATTTTTTGATCCGGTTCGCTATATTTCAAACCCATCGAGCGGCAAAATGGGGTTCGCATTGGCAGAGTCTGCCCAAAGGCAGGGATGGGTAGTCGATCTGGTTCACGGTCCCGTTGCGATTAAGCCACCTGCTGGAGTCAATGCCCATGCAGTTGTGACTTGTGAAGAAATGTATGCTGTCTGTGGGCCACTTTTTTCTGAATGTGATTTACTGATCATGTGTGCGGCTGTTTGCGATATGCGCCCCAAAATTCGTGCCGAAGGGAAGGTTAAAAAAGGCGACCTTTCAATGACGGTTGAGTTTGAGCCCACCCGTGATATTTTGAAAACACTCTCGGCCGCACGCAGACCAGAGCAAACTCTGGTTGGTTTCGCCGCAGAGACAGACGATGTTGAGAACTACGCTCGGAAAAAGCTGGAGGCGAAAAACCTCGACTGGATCGTTGCCAATTCCGTGGCAAAGGGTGGGGCCTTTGAGTCCGATACCAATAAGGTTTCCCTTATTGGCAGGGCAGGTGAGCATTTGTCATTTGGCCCCGACAGCAAGGCAGCTGTTGCGGACTGGATTATTGAGCAAATCGCGAAACTACCTTAG